DNA sequence from the Lentimicrobiaceae bacterium genome:
ACAACTGGTGCAATCGCCGAAAGGCATTATCTCTTCCCGGAGCCGCCGAATTTTTCCACTACGTAAAAGCCAACGGGGTGGATGTATATTATGTTACCAACCGCAAAGAAGAAGTAAGGGAAGCCACCCTCGACAACCTGAAGAAAGCTGAATTCCCCTTTGCCGATGATGCCCACCTGCTGATGCCCTCCGGCGAATCAAGCAAGGAAGCCCGCAGGTTGCAGATCATGCAACGTAACCATATTTCCCTTTTAATGGGAGACAACCTGAACGACTTTGCACAGGTTTTTGAAAATAAAACCCCTGCAGAACGTATGCAATTAGTAGATAAAATGTATAAGGAATTCGGAAGGAAATTTATTGTGCTGCCCAATGCCATGTACGGAGACTGGGAAGGTGCTATTTACAATTACGACTGGTCGTCAAACGATACAGTTAAAGCCACACAGCGTATGCAGGCGCTGGAAGGAATCAATAAAATTAAGGAGTGAGAAGTAAGAGTGCGGAAGCATAATTCCGTACACTCCTAGTTCGCAGCTTCAGTTGTGCCGTCCGCAAATCTATTCGTGCCGGTATAAAGTCTATTTGGGTAGTACGCAAGTCTATTCGGATAGTACGCAGCTCTACTCGGGCAGTACGCAAGCCTATTCGTGC
Encoded proteins:
- a CDS encoding 5'-nucleotidase, lipoprotein e(P4) family — translated: MKTIVKFTFLFSVVIILMASCKPGAKQDKSSRGIIKSTDTVTISDTTKKNLPKNDYMTLAVLYQQKSGEWRALSYQAFTLARLVLEKDLADKNINQHRCVVVDIDETVLDNSPYQAECILTQTAYNTQTWNNWCNRRKALSLPGAAEFFHYVKANGVDVYYVTNRKEEVREATLDNLKKAEFPFADDAHLLMPSGESSKEARRLQIMQRNHISLLMGDNLNDFAQVFENKTPAERMQLVDKMYKEFGRKFIVLPNAMYGDWEGAIYNYDWSSNDTVKATQRMQALEGINKIKE